A region of the Anaeromusa acidaminophila DSM 3853 genome:
TATTGGACCTGATGGGACAAAGTATACTGTTGCTAGTGCAGCAGCAAGCCTAGGGATTAACATTGCAGATGGATCGATTGACTTTACTTCTGCGGCAGTTGGGGGTGCAGCAACGCTTGCTCTTGCTACTGGATCCACTCTTGATGATAGCGTTAAGGTTGGCGAGTCAATTACTTTTGTATTCAAAAAGTATGAAGCTGCAACCAGCGATGTTGCTAACTCCATTATGACTCAGATTGGTGCCAATGCAGGCCAGACAGCTTTCATTTCCATGAAAGATATGCGTGCAGCTGCAATTGGTGTGGATGATATCGATATCTCCACCAAGTTTGGTGCACAGACCGCTATTGAGACGGTCAACAATGCAATTACCAAGGTTTCCTCGCAACGCAGCTCCTTGGGTGCCATCCAGAACCGTTTGGAGCACACCATTAACAACTTGACCAGCGCTTCGGAGAACATCAGCTCGGCTGAATCTCGTATTCGCGACGTCGACATGGCGAAAGAAATGATGAACTACCAGAAGACCAGCATTCTGCAACAGGCTGCTACTTCGATGTTGGCTCAGGCCAACCAACAGCCGCAGAACGTTCTCAAACTTCTGCAGTAATTCAGAAGAGGGTTTGCCAAGAGACTTAAAAGGCCAGAGACATTGTCTCTGGCCTTTTGTTGGATAAAAAATAATGAAAGCTAACGAATGGTTGGAGGAGTAAGAAATGGCAACTGGTTTTTTAGAGGCAATTGATGAATTGCAAAATGCAATTTTTAAATTTGAAGCAAGCATACTGGAAACAAAAGTAATTGCCATGTTGGACTTATTATCCAAGCATTCCCTTGTTTTGGAGAACGAAGTTTCTGTGCAAAGGGTTTTGCAAGAACTACTTAAAGCATACCAAACGAAAGACTATTTATTATTGGCAGATGTATTAGAATTCAAATTGAAGCCATTGCTCGCGGAGAAAAGGCGGGAAAATGTATGAAAGCGAAAAGCACATGGGAAATCAATCAGGCTTGGTTAAAGGAAAATTTACCAGGAATTGCACTAAAGTTAGATAACCCATCAGAAGAGCTTCAAGTATTTACGAAAGAAACAGAATTAGGTTGGAACGTTCAGGTTTGTCAAGGAAAATCTTTCTCATTCATGTTGCATAGTTTGTATGATCGAGAACGAGAATATCAAACTATGAACCAGGAGTTACAGACGGAATACAGAACGATTATAGTATATGGTTGCGTATCGATGGATTACTTGCACCTTTTAGTAAAAAAGTATCCAAACATTAAACATTTGATTTTCGTGGAGCCGCATGTAAGCTTATTTCGAGCTTTCTTGCAGCGGTGGTCATTAGTAGAGGCATTTAGTGTTTTCCCCAAAGTATCCCTAATTGTAGGAGAAAAGGAAGAGAACCTTAACTACTATATAAATAAAGCTTTGGCGACAGGAGCAGTGGAAGAAAAAGCGATTGCTACTGTTGGCGCGGTGAATTATCAATGGCATTTCTCGAAGTATGCTGCGGCGCTTCGGGGAGCAATTTTAGAAGCATTGCGTTTTTCGCGTGTTAATAGGGCTACATTGAACGTGTTTCGAAATCTTTGGTTATTAAATACGTGGCATAATTTACAATATGGTGATGCTACTATGGAGGATTTTTCCGACTGCTTTCATGGAAAACCAGCAATTATTGTTGCTGCAGGCCCTTCGTTAGATAAGAATATTCATTTATTAGAGGAAGCAAGTAAGAAAGCACTAATTATAGCTGTGGGTAGTGCTATGTCAATTCTAGAGGCCAAAGGAATTAAACCGCATTTTCGGATGGCTGTTGATCCGGATTTTGAAAATGAAGACTTGTTCAACTTGATAGATAAAACGGAAATTCCATTGCTTTTTTCAGAGCATCTATACTATAAAATTCTTCCGACGTATGAAGCACCTAAGGTACAGTTGAATTTATCAGGAAATTCAGTGATCGTAGATTATCTATACAAGCTTGCGGGCGTTGATAAGAAAAACATTTCTTCCGGCTTTTCAGTTGCTAATGTAGCTGCGGGACTATTGGCATTTTGGCGTTGTGATCCTATCGTTTTTGTGGGGCAGGACTTGGCCTATACAGAGGAGCGTCTTCATGCAAAGGGGGCGTGGGATAGTGATGTGGAAGAAAAGTATATACATAAGCATTTGCTTCGTAAAGACATTCATGGAAATGATGTATATGTAAGTGCTCCATTTGAAGGAATGAGGGAAATATTTGAGGCTACTATTAAAGGAAACCCTCAACTGCGTTTTATTAATGCAACCGAAGGAGGAGTGGCAATAAAAGGAGCGCCAAATCGAAACTTGACGGAATTATTAGGTGAATGGGCAGAAATGCCAAATGACTGTAGAACTATCATCAAAACACGAATATTAGAATTGTGTTGCAAAAAAAGTAGTGACATGAAAAAGGAATTGTTGAGAAAAGCAGCGGTTCTTTTTAAAGAGAAAATGGAATCATATTTACAAGAGGTTGAGAAAAGCAAGCGTTTGGCGCAAAGGCTTTTAAAGAAGAAGCATGAACCCTCAGAAAAAGAAAGTAAACATATTTTACGAAGAATCCGTGTGCTTCAGAGTAATGAAATGGCCGCAATTGTAGATCCTGTTTTTGAAGAAAGTTTTGGTATGCGCAGGGCTGGATATTTAAAGGGAAATGAAGAACTGAAAAGTGTGATACCGTCGGTTAATGTATTTTTCTTGGAACTTTGCGAAAAAGAAGAGTATGTAAAACGCTTTTTACAGGTAATAGGTTGGTATATTAACGGTGAGGAATTTAAAGTGGTGGTTCAGGACGGAACAAGGGCCTAGTGGCTGAGAATGAAGTTGATATAGAGCGAGGAGAGAAGATGTTTAATAATAAAGCGATTTTGATTACTGGCGGCACGGGGTCCTTTGGTAAGCAGTTTATCAAGACTATTTTAGAACAATATAACCCGCAAAAGGTGATTGTTTATTCGCGGGATGAACTGAAGCAGTTTGAGATGCAGCAGGTATTTAATCAGGAATGCATGCGTTATTTTATTGGTGATGTGCGTGATGGTTCGCGCTTAAAGCAAGCCATGCGCGGCGTGGATTATGTGG
Encoded here:
- a CDS encoding motility associated factor glycosyltransferase family protein, which encodes MKAKSTWEINQAWLKENLPGIALKLDNPSEELQVFTKETELGWNVQVCQGKSFSFMLHSLYDREREYQTMNQELQTEYRTIIVYGCVSMDYLHLLVKKYPNIKHLIFVEPHVSLFRAFLQRWSLVEAFSVFPKVSLIVGEKEENLNYYINKALATGAVEEKAIATVGAVNYQWHFSKYAAALRGAILEALRFSRVNRATLNVFRNLWLLNTWHNLQYGDATMEDFSDCFHGKPAIIVAAGPSLDKNIHLLEEASKKALIIAVGSAMSILEAKGIKPHFRMAVDPDFENEDLFNLIDKTEIPLLFSEHLYYKILPTYEAPKVQLNLSGNSVIVDYLYKLAGVDKKNISSGFSVANVAAGLLAFWRCDPIVFVGQDLAYTEERLHAKGAWDSDVEEKYIHKHLLRKDIHGNDVYVSAPFEGMREIFEATIKGNPQLRFINATEGGVAIKGAPNRNLTELLGEWAEMPNDCRTIIKTRILELCCKKSSDMKKELLRKAAVLFKEKMESYLQEVEKSKRLAQRLLKKKHEPSEKESKHILRRIRVLQSNEMAAIVDPVFEESFGMRRAGYLKGNEELKSVIPSVNVFFLELCEKEEYVKRFLQVIGWYINGEEFKVVVQDGTRA